The bacterium genome includes a window with the following:
- a CDS encoding cupin domain-containing protein: MCEKMVALVPGGEDRFGERRTTGVNSTDFKVSAQDSNGGLFVMEVTNRKKGGPSRHLHHNEDEWFYLIEGEYIVEVGEKFFRLRPGDSILAHREVPHAWAFVGDAQGKLLIAFAPANRIEELFSNRPIRNDTEVLRAHGAEIVGPPLSVE, translated from the coding sequence TTGTGCGAGAAGATGGTTGCTCTCGTTCCCGGTGGCGAGGACCGCTTTGGCGAACGCCGCACCACTGGGGTCAACTCGACGGACTTCAAGGTGTCAGCTCAGGACAGCAATGGTGGTCTCTTCGTGATGGAGGTTACGAATCGAAAAAAGGGCGGACCATCGCGTCATTTACACCACAATGAGGATGAGTGGTTCTATCTCATCGAAGGAGAGTACATCGTCGAGGTCGGAGAAAAATTTTTTCGGCTAAGACCCGGCGATTCCATCCTTGCCCACCGCGAGGTGCCTCACGCGTGGGCATTCGTGGGTGATGCCCAGGGCAAGTTGCTCATTGCCTTCGCGCCCGCCAACAGGATTGAGGAATTGTTCAGCAACAGACCGATTCGCAACGATACGGAGGTTTTGCGCGCGCACGGCGCGGAGATTGTTGGACCCCCGCTATCCGTCGAATGA